One part of the Ralstonia pickettii genome encodes these proteins:
- a CDS encoding SDR family NAD(P)-dependent oxidoreductase, which produces MTQTRTPIAIITGGSRGLGKNMVQKLAQRGTDVIFTYRSNRAEADALVAELTAQGRRAAALQLDTGKIATFPAFAEAVRGVLTRWKAERFDYLVNNAGVGVHATVAETTEAQFDELMNVHFKGVFFLTQILLPLMADGGRIVNISSGLARFALPGYGAYAAMKGAVEVLTRYLAKELGPRGIAVNVVAPGAIETDFGGGAVRDNASLNAMVASNTALGRAGLPDDIGGVVASLLSPDNRWINAQRIEASGGMFL; this is translated from the coding sequence ATGACGCAGACCCGCACCCCCATCGCGATCATCACCGGCGGCAGCCGCGGCCTTGGCAAGAACATGGTGCAGAAGCTGGCCCAGCGCGGCACCGACGTGATCTTCACCTACCGCTCCAACCGCGCTGAAGCCGATGCCCTCGTCGCCGAACTGACTGCCCAGGGCCGCCGTGCCGCAGCCTTGCAGCTCGACACCGGCAAGATCGCCACGTTCCCCGCCTTTGCCGAGGCCGTGCGCGGCGTGCTGACTCGGTGGAAGGCCGAGCGCTTCGATTACCTCGTCAACAACGCCGGCGTGGGCGTGCACGCCACGGTGGCCGAAACCACTGAAGCCCAGTTCGACGAACTGATGAATGTGCATTTCAAAGGCGTGTTCTTCCTCACGCAGATCCTGCTGCCGCTCATGGCTGACGGCGGGCGCATCGTCAATATCTCGTCGGGGCTGGCGCGCTTTGCGCTGCCGGGCTATGGCGCGTATGCGGCAATGAAGGGCGCGGTGGAGGTGCTGACGCGCTATCTGGCGAAGGAGCTGGGGCCGCGCGGCATTGCCGTGAATGTGGTGGCGCCGGGCGCCATCGAGACTGACTTTGGCGGTGGTGCCGTGCGCGACAACGCGAGCCTCAACGCGATGGTCGCGTCCAATACGGCGCTGGGGCGCGCTGGGCTGCCGGACGATATTGGCGGCGTGGTAGCCTCATTGCTGTCGCCGGATAACCGGTGGATTAATGCGCAGCGTATTGAGGCGTCGGGCGGGATGTTCCTGTAA
- a CDS encoding serine hydrolase, with product MNALQHCAMCALLACSVAIASPDEDRLGKAQGYPLAPSAARIHEAPYIVGAFSGMDRISPSCELAPADQPVQLKIAEKEADVRYRFRNHDYTLADYMEHQRATAVLIVQDGVILAEHYGYDRTRDMRMLSNSMAKTLVALAIGKALEDGSLRSLEDRVDQYVPELAGTLYGGTRIVDLLRMASGAKYVEDYTPTDDRARFLKTAAEQGVLAAAAQVNERADAPGTRFNYAGAQTEVFGARAASGDAPQPVRLR from the coding sequence ATGAACGCTCTCCAACACTGCGCGATGTGCGCGCTGCTCGCTTGCAGCGTCGCCATCGCCTCTCCCGATGAAGATCGACTCGGCAAGGCGCAAGGCTATCCGCTTGCGCCAAGCGCGGCCCGCATCCACGAGGCGCCGTACATCGTGGGGGCCTTCAGCGGCATGGACCGCATCTCGCCGTCTTGCGAACTGGCGCCGGCCGACCAACCGGTGCAGCTCAAGATTGCAGAAAAAGAGGCGGATGTCCGGTATCGCTTCCGCAACCATGACTACACGCTGGCCGACTACATGGAGCATCAGCGCGCGACCGCTGTGCTGATTGTTCAGGACGGCGTCATCCTGGCGGAGCATTACGGCTACGACCGCACGCGAGACATGCGGATGCTCTCCAACTCGATGGCCAAGACGCTCGTTGCACTGGCGATCGGCAAGGCGCTGGAGGATGGAAGCCTGCGCTCGCTGGAGGACCGTGTGGACCAATACGTGCCCGAGCTTGCAGGCACGCTTTACGGTGGAACGCGCATCGTCGATCTGCTGCGCATGGCCTCCGGTGCCAAGTATGTCGAGGACTACACCCCGACCGACGACCGGGCACGCTTCCTCAAGACGGCAGCGGAGCAAGGCGTGCTCGCGGCAGCGGCCCAGGTCAACGAGCGCGCCGACGCGCCGGGCACGCGTTTCAACTACGCGGGCGCGCAAACCGAAGTGTTTGGCGCTCGTGCTGCAAGCGGCGACGCACCGCAGCCTGTGCGACTTCGTTGA
- a CDS encoding beta-lactamase family protein has translation MLQAATHRSLCDFVDNKLWKPMGAEAKATYLVRQSDGSAFAQGGFNATARDYARLGSMLANDGVVQGRQVVPRDFLLDMTDASRQPDAFRPGQMTYHGSRYYGYGFQVWLLPGQARRFVLLGIHGQAIYVDPQSRLTMVHLAVGQDASGDASGAHLGAERDALWRGVVEKFGR, from the coding sequence GTGCTGCAAGCGGCGACGCACCGCAGCCTGTGCGACTTCGTTGACAACAAGCTATGGAAGCCGATGGGGGCCGAAGCCAAGGCGACCTACCTCGTGCGTCAATCCGACGGATCGGCGTTTGCACAAGGCGGTTTCAATGCGACGGCGCGGGACTACGCGCGCCTCGGGTCCATGCTGGCCAACGATGGCGTGGTGCAAGGCCGGCAAGTCGTGCCGCGAGACTTCCTGCTCGACATGACTGACGCATCGCGCCAGCCCGACGCGTTTCGCCCGGGGCAGATGACGTATCACGGCAGCCGCTACTACGGTTACGGCTTCCAGGTGTGGCTTTTGCCGGGACAAGCGCGGCGGTTCGTGCTGCTCGGCATCCATGGACAGGCGATCTACGTGGACCCGCAATCCAGGCTCACCATGGTCCATCTTGCGGTGGGCCAGGACGCGTCGGGCGATGCAAGCGGCGCGCACCTGGGCGCTGAGCGTGATGCGTTGTGGCGCGGCGTTGTGGAGAAGTTTGGCCGCTAG
- a CDS encoding LysR family transcriptional regulator, with the protein MSTNRLETMQIFVRVAELASFTRAAEALSIPKPAASVAVQQLETMLGTRLLHRTTRKVQLTQDGQAFYERCQDLLADMDELQTMFRQSPQALRGRLRVDMPVGVARRIVIPALPALLDAHPELEIELSSTDRRVDPVREGFDCVLRIGTLTDSSLIARPLGQLHQVNCASPAYIARYGMPKTLDDLDHHRIVHYVQTLGTKSPGWEYTVDGRSAFRPMKGAVTVSSAESYDAACRAGLGMIQAPVYAGLSSAIADGTLVDVMPDFRPPPMPVSLVYPNRRNLPVRVQVFMNWMSELLEPYLEPLGTNA; encoded by the coding sequence ATGTCTACCAATCGACTCGAAACCATGCAGATTTTTGTGCGCGTGGCCGAACTTGCCAGCTTCACGCGTGCGGCAGAAGCGCTGAGCATTCCCAAGCCGGCTGCCTCGGTGGCGGTGCAGCAGTTGGAGACGATGCTCGGCACGCGGCTGCTCCACCGGACCACCCGCAAGGTGCAGCTCACGCAGGACGGCCAGGCCTTTTATGAGCGCTGCCAGGACCTGCTGGCCGACATGGACGAACTACAGACGATGTTCCGCCAGAGCCCGCAGGCGCTGCGTGGCCGGTTGCGCGTTGACATGCCCGTCGGAGTCGCACGCCGCATCGTCATCCCCGCCCTGCCCGCGCTGCTCGATGCGCATCCCGAGCTGGAAATCGAACTCTCCAGCACCGACCGCCGCGTGGACCCGGTGCGCGAGGGCTTCGACTGCGTACTGCGCATCGGCACGCTCACCGACAGCAGCCTCATCGCCCGCCCGCTCGGCCAGTTGCATCAGGTCAACTGCGCCAGCCCGGCCTACATCGCGCGCTATGGCATGCCGAAAACGCTCGACGACCTCGACCACCATCGCATCGTCCATTACGTGCAGACGTTGGGCACGAAGTCGCCGGGGTGGGAATACACGGTGGACGGCCGCTCCGCGTTCCGGCCGATGAAAGGCGCGGTGACCGTCAGCTCGGCCGAGAGCTACGACGCAGCGTGCCGCGCGGGGCTGGGAATGATCCAGGCACCGGTGTACGCGGGGCTGTCGTCGGCGATTGCGGACGGTACGCTCGTCGACGTCATGCCCGACTTCCGGCCGCCGCCGATGCCGGTTTCGCTGGTCTATCCGAACCGGCGAAACCTGCCGGTTCGGGTGCAGGTCTTCATGAACTGGATGAGCGAGTTGCTGGAGCCGTATCTGGAACCGCTGGGCACGAATGCGTAG
- a CDS encoding ABC transporter ATP-binding protein, protein MKTDDVIVSFRGVRKTYDGETLVVKHLDLDIYQGEFLTLLGPSGSGKTTCLMMLAGFEFPTGGEIRLEGALLNNVPPHKRNIGMVFQNYALFPHMTVAQNVEYPLTVRKLPAAERAERVHKALQMVRMEGFAKRYPAQLSGGQQQRIALARALVFEPKLVLMDEPLGALDKQLREHMQYELKSLHEKLGVTFVYVTHDQGEALTMSDRVAVFDKGIVQQLDTVDSLYERPCNEFVANFIGDSNTLRGTVTRVDGDYCELQLNDGARVVGRNVAGANVGATATGCIRPERMRLAEGASAAGNALVGQTRGLVYFGDHVRMRCALPDQPECFVKVPLGTRALEGFAPGAPIQLEFAPEHLRVFA, encoded by the coding sequence ATGAAGACCGACGACGTGATCGTCAGCTTTCGCGGTGTACGCAAGACGTATGACGGCGAAACCCTCGTGGTTAAGCATCTGGACCTGGACATCTACCAGGGCGAGTTCCTCACCCTGCTCGGCCCCTCGGGCTCGGGCAAGACCACGTGCCTGATGATGCTGGCCGGGTTCGAATTCCCGACCGGCGGCGAGATCCGGCTCGAAGGCGCGCTGCTCAACAACGTGCCGCCGCACAAGCGCAACATCGGCATGGTGTTCCAGAACTACGCGCTGTTTCCGCACATGACGGTGGCGCAGAACGTCGAGTACCCGCTGACCGTACGCAAGCTGCCCGCCGCCGAACGTGCCGAGCGCGTGCACAAGGCCCTGCAGATGGTTCGCATGGAAGGCTTTGCCAAGCGCTACCCCGCCCAGCTCTCCGGCGGTCAGCAGCAGCGCATTGCACTGGCACGCGCGCTGGTGTTCGAGCCCAAGCTCGTGCTGATGGACGAGCCGCTCGGCGCGCTCGACAAGCAACTGCGTGAACACATGCAGTACGAGTTGAAATCGCTGCACGAAAAGCTCGGCGTGACCTTCGTCTACGTGACGCATGACCAGGGCGAGGCGCTCACCATGTCCGACCGCGTGGCCGTGTTCGACAAGGGCATCGTGCAGCAGCTCGACACGGTGGACAGCCTCTACGAACGCCCCTGCAACGAGTTTGTCGCCAACTTCATCGGCGACAGCAACACGCTGCGCGGCACCGTCACCCGCGTCGACGGCGATTACTGCGAACTGCAGCTCAACGACGGCGCCCGCGTGGTTGGCCGCAACGTCGCAGGTGCCAATGTCGGAGCCACGGCTACCGGCTGTATCCGCCCCGAGCGCATGCGCCTGGCCGAAGGCGCCTCCGCCGCCGGCAATGCGCTGGTGGGCCAGACGCGCGGCCTCGTCTACTTTGGCGACCACGTGCGCATGCGCTGCGCCCTGCCCGATCAGCCTGAATGTTTTGTGAAGGTGCCGCTGGGCACGCGCGCGCTCGAAGGCTTCGCGCCCGGCGCACCGATCCAGCTTGAGTTCGCACCCGAACATCTGCGCGTTTTTGCATGA
- a CDS encoding ABC transporter permease — translation MTIAAESVPESTAKLKRELKSAEARRRAMALALVAPLAIFLLLIFVVPIGALLTRAVQNPEVADALPKTVIALKDWDRKSPPADAAYAALAADLTTVSEGEAMGALARRLNTEIPGFRSLVAKTARAMPLADDQGKALTLTPGQARAKLLEVDERWGDVTYWRAIAKNSSRTSPFYLLAALDHRQDAFGHIEATDPDEQIYVTVFLRTFVISAMVTLFALLLGYPLSYWIASLPERRANLVMVMVLIPFWTSILVRVAAWIVLLQTEGLINHGLIDLGIIKEPLALLFNRVGVYISMTHILLPFMILPLYSVMKSIPATYQRAAVSLGSHPFAAFWRVYVPQTYPGIGAGALLVFILALGYYITPALLGGPNDQMVSYYVAYFTNVTINWGMACALGALLLLATLVLYAVYGRFTRPKVRVG, via the coding sequence ATGACGATCGCGGCTGAATCGGTTCCGGAATCGACGGCCAAACTCAAACGCGAACTGAAGAGCGCTGAGGCGCGCAGGCGTGCCATGGCGCTGGCGCTGGTGGCGCCGCTCGCCATCTTCCTGCTGCTGATCTTTGTCGTGCCGATCGGCGCCCTGCTCACGCGCGCCGTGCAAAACCCCGAGGTGGCCGACGCGCTGCCCAAGACAGTCATCGCCCTGAAAGACTGGGACCGCAAGAGCCCGCCGGCCGACGCCGCCTACGCCGCGCTTGCCGCGGACCTCACCACGGTGAGCGAAGGCGAAGCAATGGGTGCGCTGGCCCGCCGCCTCAACACTGAAATCCCGGGCTTCCGCTCGCTGGTCGCCAAGACCGCGCGCGCCATGCCGCTGGCCGACGACCAGGGCAAGGCATTGACGCTGACGCCCGGCCAGGCGCGCGCCAAGCTCCTCGAAGTCGACGAGCGCTGGGGCGATGTCACCTACTGGCGGGCCATCGCCAAGAACAGCAGCCGCACGTCGCCGTTCTACCTGCTGGCCGCGCTGGACCACCGGCAGGATGCCTTCGGCCATATCGAAGCGACCGACCCCGACGAGCAGATCTACGTGACGGTGTTCCTGCGCACCTTCGTCATCAGCGCGATGGTGACGTTGTTCGCATTGCTGCTGGGCTATCCGCTGTCGTACTGGATTGCCTCGCTGCCAGAGCGCCGCGCCAACCTCGTCATGGTGATGGTGCTGATCCCGTTCTGGACGTCCATCCTCGTGCGCGTGGCGGCGTGGATCGTGCTGCTGCAGACCGAAGGCCTGATCAACCACGGGCTGATCGACCTCGGCATCATCAAGGAGCCGCTGGCGCTGCTGTTCAACCGCGTGGGCGTGTACATCTCGATGACGCACATCCTGCTGCCGTTCATGATCCTGCCGCTGTACAGCGTGATGAAGTCGATCCCGGCCACGTACCAGCGCGCGGCCGTGTCGCTGGGCAGCCATCCGTTTGCCGCGTTCTGGCGCGTGTATGTGCCGCAGACGTATCCGGGCATCGGCGCCGGCGCGCTGCTGGTGTTCATTCTCGCGCTGGGCTACTACATCACCCCCGCGCTGCTGGGCGGGCCGAACGACCAGATGGTCAGCTACTACGTGGCCTACTTCACCAACGTCACGATCAACTGGGGCATGGCGTGCGCGCTGGGTGCGCTGCTGTTGCTGGCGACGCTGGTGCTGTATGCCGTGTATGGACGCTTCACGCGGCCCAAGGTCCGCGTTGGTTGA
- a CDS encoding ABC transporter permease: MKLTKPMFAPHTSLIERIWYFALRGLAVLTLLYLVLPVLVIVPLSFSSSTFLSYPIPSYSLRWYQNLVTSDEWRMAAKNSFIVAPAATIVATVLGTLAAIGLNKADFRGKGLLMAVLVSPMIVPVVVVGVGMYLFFAPLGLANTYIGLILAHAALGVPFVVTTVLATLQGFNHNLVRASLSLGANPVVTFFRITLPVIAPGVISGALFAFATSFDEVVVTLFLAGADQVTLPRQMFTGIRENISPTIAALATILIVFSTCLLLTFEWLRGRAAAKAVA, encoded by the coding sequence ATGAAACTCACCAAACCGATGTTTGCCCCGCACACCTCGCTCATTGAACGCATCTGGTACTTCGCGCTGCGCGGCCTGGCCGTGCTGACGCTGCTGTACCTCGTGCTGCCGGTGCTGGTGATCGTGCCGCTGTCGTTCTCATCGAGCACGTTCCTCTCGTACCCGATTCCGAGCTATTCGCTGCGCTGGTATCAGAACCTCGTCACGTCGGACGAATGGCGCATGGCCGCTAAGAACAGCTTCATCGTCGCGCCTGCCGCCACGATCGTGGCAACGGTACTGGGCACGCTGGCCGCCATCGGGCTGAACAAGGCCGACTTCCGCGGCAAGGGCCTGCTGATGGCGGTGCTGGTGTCGCCGATGATCGTGCCGGTGGTGGTTGTGGGCGTCGGCATGTACCTGTTCTTTGCGCCGCTGGGGCTGGCGAACACGTATATCGGGCTGATCCTCGCGCATGCGGCGCTGGGCGTGCCGTTTGTGGTGACGACCGTGCTGGCGACGCTGCAGGGCTTCAATCACAACCTCGTGCGGGCCAGCCTTTCGCTGGGTGCCAACCCGGTCGTGACGTTCTTCCGCATCACCCTGCCCGTCATCGCACCGGGCGTGATTTCGGGTGCGCTGTTTGCGTTTGCCACGTCGTTTGATGAGGTGGTGGTGACGCTCTTCCTGGCGGGTGCCGATCAGGTGACGCTGCCACGCCAGATGTTCACAGGCATTCGCGAGAACATCTCGCCGACGATTGCGGCGCTGGCGACGATCTTGATTGTGTTTTCGACGTGCCTGCTGCTGACGTTTGAGTGGCTGCGGGGGCGGGCTGCGGCTAAGGCGGTGGCGTAA
- a CDS encoding ABC transporter substrate-binding protein, giving the protein MKHITKTRLSVLAGAFAIAFGAHAAEITVVNFGGANGDAQKAAFNKPFEAQTGNKVTVVEYNGEQAKIKAMVEAKHVNWDVVEVESGDIGRGCDEGLFEKLDWSKIAKKTDLIPEAPQTCGVGFFVWSTALAYNADKLKTAPKGWADFWDVKTFPGKRGMRKGARYNLEFALMADGVPVKDVYKVLATKDGQNRAFKKLDQLKPNIQWWEAGAQPPQFLVAGDVVMSTAFNGRIDAAQREGKNLKVVWNGSIYDLDYWAIPKGSPNKALAEQYIAYTLSQKPQQEYAKHIAYGPANVAAIKALDAKTQANMPNSPENSKNAVLQNLQFWTDHGDELEQRFASWASK; this is encoded by the coding sequence ATGAAACACATCACAAAGACGCGTCTGTCCGTGCTTGCCGGCGCATTCGCCATCGCATTCGGCGCGCACGCTGCGGAAATCACCGTTGTGAACTTCGGCGGCGCCAATGGTGACGCACAGAAGGCCGCCTTCAACAAGCCGTTCGAGGCGCAGACCGGTAACAAGGTCACCGTGGTCGAGTACAACGGCGAGCAGGCCAAGATCAAGGCCATGGTGGAAGCCAAGCACGTCAACTGGGACGTCGTGGAAGTGGAATCGGGCGACATCGGCCGCGGTTGTGACGAAGGCCTGTTCGAGAAGCTGGACTGGAGCAAGATCGCCAAGAAGACCGACCTGATTCCGGAAGCACCGCAGACCTGCGGCGTGGGCTTCTTCGTGTGGTCCACTGCACTGGCCTACAACGCCGACAAGCTCAAGACCGCCCCCAAGGGCTGGGCCGATTTCTGGGACGTGAAGACCTTCCCGGGCAAGCGCGGCATGCGCAAGGGCGCACGCTACAACCTGGAATTCGCGTTGATGGCCGACGGCGTGCCGGTCAAGGACGTCTACAAGGTGCTGGCCACCAAGGACGGCCAGAACCGCGCGTTCAAGAAGCTCGATCAGCTCAAGCCGAACATCCAGTGGTGGGAAGCCGGCGCACAGCCGCCGCAGTTCCTGGTGGCGGGTGACGTGGTGATGTCCACCGCGTTCAACGGCCGCATCGACGCCGCGCAGCGCGAAGGCAAGAACCTGAAGGTGGTCTGGAACGGCAGCATCTACGACCTGGACTACTGGGCCATCCCCAAGGGCTCGCCCAACAAGGCCCTGGCCGAGCAGTACATCGCGTACACGCTGTCGCAGAAACCGCAGCAGGAATACGCCAAGCACATCGCGTACGGCCCGGCCAACGTTGCGGCAATCAAAGCGCTCGACGCCAAGACGCAGGCCAACATGCCGAACTCGCCCGAGAACAGCAAGAACGCGGTGCTGCAGAACCTGCAGTTCTGGACTGACCACGGCGACGAGCTGGAACAGCGCTTCGCTTCGTGGGCGTCGAAGTAG